In Tumebacillus amylolyticus, the genomic stretch GTCGCTCGGACACGTTGCAATTGATTTTCTTGACCTCGGAGCAGTGCAATTTCCGCTGTGTGTATTGCTATGAGAAGTTTGAAAAAGGCAATATGCAACCGGAAGTTCGGGAGGCTGTGAAAAAGTATGTGCAAAAGCAAGCACGTTTCTTGAACTCCTTGAACATTCATTGGTTTGGCGGCGAACCATTGCTGGCTTTGGACACCATCGAAGATTTGTCCCAGGAATTCTTGCGGATCTGCGGGGAGCAGGGCATTCGCTACCACTCTGCGATGACCACGAACGGGTACTTGTTGACACCGGACGTCGCGACCCGCGTGCTGGACTTGGGTGTGAAGACCTTCCAGATCACGCTCGACAGCGATGCCGAGCAGCATGACAAACACCGGCACTTGGCCGGCGGGCAACCGACTTTCCAGAAGATCTGGAACAACCTGCTGGAGTTGAAAAAACTGGATCGGCAGTTCTTGTGCCGGATCCGCGTCAATTTCGACCAAGCGAATTTGCCGAACATCCCGAATTTTATTGAGACGCTCAGTGAACATTTTGGGAAGGACCCGCGCTTTTCGGTGAATTTTTTCCCGATTGGCCAGTGGGGCGGCCCCAATGACGATGAACTTCCGGTACTGTCGGAAAAACAAGCGTTTACACAAGCCCTCAGTCTGTGCGAAACGGCGATGGACAAAGACTTGAACAACGCGCTGGAAAACCGCTTGAAACCGGGTGGCTACGTCTGCTACGCGGCGCGTTCAAACTCTTTTGTCATCGGTTCCGACGGGATTCTCTATAAATGCACCGTTGCGCTCTACAACGAGAAAAACATCGTCGGCAAACTGCAACCGGACGGCACCATGAAGCTGAACAAAGACAACCTCGCGCTCTGGATCATGAACGACGAATCGGAGGACACCGGTTGCAAAACCTGCTTCTTCCGCCCCGCTTGTCAAGGGGCCTCGTGTCCGTTGGTTCGGATTGAGTCGGGCAAGGCCCCGTGTCCCCCGGAGAAGAAGAACATCCAGAAGGTGATCCGCATCGTGGGGAGAGAGATGAAGAAAAGGTATTTGGCGACGAACAGGTCATGAAAAAAGGACGGTGCCGGAAGGGTCGGCACCGTCCTTTTTTGTGCGCGGGACGTTTTTCGCCTAAAATGGTGTCATACGAACAGCAAGGAGGCAACACATGTCCAATCAATGGGAAGTCTATCTCACCCGCTTTGACGACCACGTGGCGTCGGTGAGGGTCAATATGGCACATACCAATCCGGAATTCCGTCCGGACTTTCTCAATACGCTGCTCTACGTCTGGGTCAAACTGCAAACTCCGACGGCGGACGGGTTGACGACGGACGAGGAGGCACAGCGCCTCTATCAGATCGAAGACCGCCTCGACGAGTTTCTCGGTGCGGAGTATGGCGCGGTTCCGGTGGGGATGGTGACGACCGAGGGACGGAGGGAGTTTTACTTCTATGCGGAGTCGGGCGATCACTTGCATGAGGAGTTGGAGCCGGTCTTGGCTGAATTCCCGGACTATGCGTTCCAATTCGGGGACAAGTCGGACCCGGAATGGCAACACTATTTCGGCTATCTCTTCCCCTCGCCGACAGAATTGCAGTGGATGCAAGACCTCAAAACCGTCACCCAATTGGAAGAACACGGAGACCCGCTCACTCCGCGACCTGTGCAACATTGGTTCTACTTCCGCACGGCAGAGTCCCGCGACCACGTCAAAGCCCTCCTCATCGTGGAAGGTTTCGAAGTCGACCACGAACCAGATGTCGAAAACGCTTTCGGTCTCGTTCTCCTGCGCACAGATGCCGTCGACCTCGACTCTATCCACAGAGTCACCGCGCCGCTGACCCGACTCGCGATGGAGCATGACGGCCAATACGACGGTTGGGAGACGATGGTGATCCAAAAGTAGCCGACTTTCCAGTATAATAGAGGGCGTCTTCATCATCGATTCGGGAGGAACCTCTGTGAAAGCCCGTCGCTTTTTTACGTACTTTATGATCTTTCTCGCGTCAACGTGGACGCTGCATACGATTACGAACAACTTGATCGTAGATCCGCATCTGGACAAGTTCCTCGTGCATAAGTCGCTTGGCGAGGCGTTCAACCAATCGCTGTGGCTCGTGTTTTTACGTGTTCACATCGTCACCGCGTGCCTCGTTCTCGTCACCGGCCTGCTCGGTTTTTCCGGTCGGATCTTGAAAAATAACCGTCGCTTCCATCGTCGCAATGGACAAGTCTACATGGTCTCGGTTCTGCTGAGTGCTCTGACGTCGATCTATCTGATCAAGGATGCAACCGGTGGCGTCATTTCGAGCCTCTCGTTCTCCTTGCTCGAAGTCGTCTGGCTCTTCGCGACGTGGCAAGCCTATCGCACGATTCGCCGCAAAGACCTCGTCGGGCACCGTGCGTGGATGATTCGCAGTTTCGCGCTGGCATTTTCCAATACGACGATCCACCTCTACACGCTGCTCATGAACTCCGTGTTCGGCATCGACTACACGCTCGCCTACACCATCGCCGTCTGGGCGAGTTGGACAATCAACACGTGCATTGGGGAACTCGTCGTGCGCAACCCCAACCTGTTTCAGCAAAAAGCGGGTGTGCCCGCATGATTCGCCTCGGCCTCACGGGGTGGAACGGGCACCGCGGGTTGGACGGTCTGCAAGGATACTCCGCGCAGTTTTCCATCGTGGAAGTGGACTCTTCGTTCTACGCCATGCAACCCGCCCGCAATTATGAAAAATGGGCTCGCAACACCCCCGACGATTTCGGATTCGTCGTGAAAGCCTACCAAGGCATGACCGGACACCAACGCGGAGACGTGCCGTTCGCCAGCAAACGCGAGATGTTCGCGGCGTTTCTGAACTCGATCCAACCGGTACGAGATGCGGGCAAGCTCAAAATGGTGCTGTTCCAATACCCGCCGTGGTTCGACTGCACTCGCCCGCACGTCGACGTCCTGCGCTACACCAAGGAAAAAATGGGCGACCTCCCGCTCGCCCTCGAATTCCGCCACCAGTCGTGGTTTTCGCCTGAGATGCAGGAGCGGACGCTCTCGTTCATGAAGCAAGAAGGCTGGATTCACAGCATCGTCGACGAGCCGCAAGTCAATCCGGGGTCTGTGCCGATCGTCTTGCAACCGACAGACCCGCAGTTGACGTTGATTCGCTTTCACGGACGCAACCGTGAAGCATGGCTTGAACCCAGCGGCGAGAACTGGCGGGAGCGGCGCTATCTCTACCGCTACAACGAGGAAGAGCTGACCTCCTGGGCACAACGAATCCACGAGTTGCAGCAGAGTACGTCCGAAGTCTGCATCATCTTCAACAACAATTCCGGCGGCGATGCCGTGCCCAACGCCAAACAACTCGCCGAGATGCTCGGCGTCAAGTACAAAGGCGAGCCTCCGGGGCAGATCAGCTTTTTCGATCTCTAAAAATACTTTTTGGGATTGATAGAAATGGATATAATGGAAACAACACATCCTCACTAGGAGTGCTTCCATGCAAATAAGAGCGATTCAAATACAGAACTTCAAAGGCTATGAGCAAAAGGAGTTCGCCTTCGACCCCAATTTCACATTGATCATCGGAGACAACGGAACCGGAAAAACCACGATCTTAGAAGCGATTAGCGTCGGGATCGGGGGTTTTTTGGCTGGGCTTGAAGGAGTAGAAACCCGAAATATCAACAAAGACGAAGTTCGACTGGGATGGGATAAGCCCGGCGATGCGACGGTGACGAGAGAGAAGCACTTTCCTGTCTCGATCTCTTGCGTGGGCGTCGTGGCGGATGAATTGTGCGAATGGACTCGTGAATTGCGCAGTTCAGGCGGACGTACAACCCGTGGAGAAGCGAGATCGATCATTGCCCAAGCGCAACAGATGCAAGAGCGGATCATCAAACATCGCGACCACGAAGTCGTGCTTCCCATGTTCTCCTACCAAGGGGCCGGGCGTCTGTTCTCGCAGAAACGCAACATGTGGGTCAACCCGTTTACCGCAGACGACCTCTCGCGTTTTCTCGGATATACGCATTGCTTAGATGCCGAGTCTGACATCAAGATGTTCGTCAGTTGGTTGCGTCGCATGACGATGATTCAGTTGCAAAAACGCAAACACATCGGCGAATTGGATGCCGTTCTCGGAGCGGTTACCGGGTGTATGCGCGGTCTGATGAACGAGGAAGTCAACGTCTACTTCGACTTCGAAGAGGAAGAAGTCGTGGTGGAGAACGGGGAGGTCGTGATTCCTTTGCGGATGATGAGTTCGGGGTATCGGACGATCATCGGCATGGTCGCTGATCTTGCCTATCGTGCTGCGATCCTCAATCCGCAACTGCGTGAGCGTGCCGTCCTTGAAACCCCCGGCATCGTGCTCATCGACGAACTTGACTTGCATCTTCACCCCAAGTGGCAATGGGTCATCATTGAGAACTTGAAAAAAACGTTCCCGAACATCCAATTCATCGCCACCACACATGCCCCCATCATCATCTCTTCTTGCAAGGACGGTTTCATCATCAACTTGGAGGATGGAGTACACGACGAGGATTCCATGACTCAACCGTCGAGCTACGGCTGGTTGATCGAGGACATTCTGAAAAAAGTGATGGGAACGCAAATCCGTGAACCGCACATTCAAAAGCAAATCCAGCAATTAGAGGTCCTTTATTCGAAGAAAATGGAAGGATCATTGACGGCAGAGGAGCTCGTGGAGATGGAGCGGTTGATGGAACACTTGGTCGAGCAATTGCCGGAGAGCGACCCTGCTGTCACGCTGGCGGAGTTGGCGGCCATTGAACTTCAGATGGAGAAGGGTTCCGATGAGACTAGTAACGAGAACAGCTAAACCGGGTAGTTTGGAAACCAATGCTGCCGCTTGGACCAAGGAACTCATGGATCTCCTTCAAAAGGGAACCGCTTTCGATGACATACCGAAATCTCTCCTGAATCGGTATCGCAAGACCGATGTTCAGGTCTCGTTACGCTCGATGTATCAGAGAAAATGTTGCTACTGCGAGAACCTGATAGGGATTAGCGACTACGAACACATCGACCACTTAAAGCCGAAGTCGTTACGTCAATTTCATCAGTTGACGTTCGAATGGTCGAACTTGCATTGGTCATGCCAGCGGTGTAACCAGAAGAAAGGTAACAAATGGGATGACGTGAACCCCATACTGGACCCCACCGTAGATGATCCCGAGGAACATCTGGAATTTGATATAACAACCTGCAAGATTAGACCGAAGAACGGTTCCTTACGAGGTCGGACTACCATCGAACACACCAATCTGAACCGCGAGTCGCTTGTCGATGCTCGTATCAAGGTTCGAGATAAGTTGCGTAACATCATTCTTCGATATAAAAAGGCCCAATCCGCTGAGGCTAAGGAAATGTGTGAAGAAGACTTGCTACCCTATCTTCAACAGAGCGAAACGATCAGTTACACGCTTTTGGTTCGCCAGATCTTACGACAATACGGACTTCTCTAGGACATGCCCTACACCCGG encodes the following:
- a CDS encoding radical SAM/SPASM domain-containing protein — encoded protein: MEPFIKLEQEEKQLVTNRYKASRFNMLATEDDGSLYLSNTMTGSFIAVPAETVPEVKSLLRLGYEGEAEGLVQQLVDRGFMVKEEVNELFRARMLHEIVGRRSDTLQLIFLTSEQCNFRCVYCYEKFEKGNMQPEVREAVKKYVQKQARFLNSLNIHWFGGEPLLALDTIEDLSQEFLRICGEQGIRYHSAMTTNGYLLTPDVATRVLDLGVKTFQITLDSDAEQHDKHRHLAGGQPTFQKIWNNLLELKKLDRQFLCRIRVNFDQANLPNIPNFIETLSEHFGKDPRFSVNFFPIGQWGGPNDDELPVLSEKQAFTQALSLCETAMDKDLNNALENRLKPGGYVCYAARSNSFVIGSDGILYKCTVALYNEKNIVGKLQPDGTMKLNKDNLALWIMNDESEDTGCKTCFFRPACQGASCPLVRIESGKAPCPPEKKNIQKVIRIVGREMKKRYLATNRS
- a CDS encoding DUF695 domain-containing protein gives rise to the protein MSNQWEVYLTRFDDHVASVRVNMAHTNPEFRPDFLNTLLYVWVKLQTPTADGLTTDEEAQRLYQIEDRLDEFLGAEYGAVPVGMVTTEGRREFYFYAESGDHLHEELEPVLAEFPDYAFQFGDKSDPEWQHYFGYLFPSPTELQWMQDLKTVTQLEEHGDPLTPRPVQHWFYFRTAESRDHVKALLIVEGFEVDHEPDVENAFGLVLLRTDAVDLDSIHRVTAPLTRLAMEHDGQYDGWETMVIQK
- a CDS encoding DUF2306 domain-containing protein; the encoded protein is MKARRFFTYFMIFLASTWTLHTITNNLIVDPHLDKFLVHKSLGEAFNQSLWLVFLRVHIVTACLVLVTGLLGFSGRILKNNRRFHRRNGQVYMVSVLLSALTSIYLIKDATGGVISSLSFSLLEVVWLFATWQAYRTIRRKDLVGHRAWMIRSFALAFSNTTIHLYTLLMNSVFGIDYTLAYTIAVWASWTINTCIGELVVRNPNLFQQKAGVPA
- a CDS encoding DUF72 domain-containing protein, with protein sequence MIRLGLTGWNGHRGLDGLQGYSAQFSIVEVDSSFYAMQPARNYEKWARNTPDDFGFVVKAYQGMTGHQRGDVPFASKREMFAAFLNSIQPVRDAGKLKMVLFQYPPWFDCTRPHVDVLRYTKEKMGDLPLALEFRHQSWFSPEMQERTLSFMKQEGWIHSIVDEPQVNPGSVPIVLQPTDPQLTLIRFHGRNREAWLEPSGENWRERRYLYRYNEEELTSWAQRIHELQQSTSEVCIIFNNNSGGDAVPNAKQLAEMLGVKYKGEPPGQISFFDL
- a CDS encoding AAA family ATPase; this encodes MQIRAIQIQNFKGYEQKEFAFDPNFTLIIGDNGTGKTTILEAISVGIGGFLAGLEGVETRNINKDEVRLGWDKPGDATVTREKHFPVSISCVGVVADELCEWTRELRSSGGRTTRGEARSIIAQAQQMQERIIKHRDHEVVLPMFSYQGAGRLFSQKRNMWVNPFTADDLSRFLGYTHCLDAESDIKMFVSWLRRMTMIQLQKRKHIGELDAVLGAVTGCMRGLMNEEVNVYFDFEEEEVVVENGEVVIPLRMMSSGYRTIIGMVADLAYRAAILNPQLRERAVLETPGIVLIDELDLHLHPKWQWVIIENLKKTFPNIQFIATTHAPIIISSCKDGFIINLEDGVHDEDSMTQPSSYGWLIEDILKKVMGTQIREPHIQKQIQQLEVLYSKKMEGSLTAEELVEMERLMEHLVEQLPESDPAVTLAELAAIELQMEKGSDETSNENS
- a CDS encoding retron system putative HNH endonuclease, translating into MRLVTRTAKPGSLETNAAAWTKELMDLLQKGTAFDDIPKSLLNRYRKTDVQVSLRSMYQRKCCYCENLIGISDYEHIDHLKPKSLRQFHQLTFEWSNLHWSCQRCNQKKGNKWDDVNPILDPTVDDPEEHLEFDITTCKIRPKNGSLRGRTTIEHTNLNRESLVDARIKVRDKLRNIILRYKKAQSAEAKEMCEEDLLPYLQQSETISYTLLVRQILRQYGLL